TTCCTCTGCATATACAAAACTACCCTAGTCACAGATACAGAATAACAGATACAGTAACATCATGCAaaacatgctcatatacagatCACATTTATGTATTCAATAGAACAGATGTACATATTAGAATCCTACACAAGGTAGACTTTCAGAATATCATATCACacccttaccgaccctatagtaaGCCTACAGTCGATCAGAATGAACCGTGTGACCGTAGGGAAAATTTCAGAgttatgggcccacatgctcgtgtgggctCACACGCCTAGATTGAccttgcctgtgtggcccacatgactACACTCACActaacacacggtcgtgtcttgtaCACGGCCaggtacatgcccgtgtggcgtcAATAGACAGTACTTTGGACTTTTGCTAAAACTTAGTTTTCTGCGTTAGAAGTACACAACTGGTGCAATCTCGAGACTACCAGCCTTTGACGAACTACGCTTCTCAACCCAAATTTGCAGAAGAATTGATCTTTTCTAGCCCCCTCGAAAAACCCGACTGTAGAACCAACAATTAGAAGCACCAGAACGATTAAACAAAATCAAAGACTTACCACCCCCGCCTTTTGACCAAAtgcaaggaaaaagaaagaaaaaggaaacaatgtAGGAGATGGGGAAAAAGAACGTGAAAttgggaaaaacaaaaatttgggaaaaagaaattaaaatccaataaaataaaataaactaacctTTTTAGTcacatccctaaaatctctctaACTCCCCACTAACCGAACCTACCACTTCAGTATTCCAACCCTACTGAAACTCTCTATCTGACAACTGGGCAAAAATTAACATCCACTCTCAtgtagggattcgaacacaagacctccaacatactaactccttaccactcgaaccaacaggctcattcttatatgaattaacaaacaatttaatataagcccactcaaTAAGGGTAAGACTTGGatttaaaataagaaattttttcCAGAAATGAgaattgaacccaagacctctacacacctagaacacttaaccattgaagcagatacacattttgTGTCAAATTTCACAAAAATAGACTTAATTTATTTAGGGCGTTACACTTTCTACTTTGCAATCGATCCTTGCAGTACAATGGCGTGCAATTAAACTGGCTatgaatatttataattaaaactgACACAACAACTCTGGGACTTGCTTTCACCATAGGTAGTATTATGTCTGCAATCATATCCGAATCCAATTTTGAATGATCCCATGAAATACTTGCGACAACATGAGCATGTTAAAATTAAGAATTCAACACCTCAAATATAAGACATTCTTGATGCAATACCCGCGGCAACACACGTATGCGAAGCGGTATattttttcatgattttccaCCCATATTTTTTGCCTCGCATTGCACATTTCACCTTGAACTTGTAAGATCGAGAACAATATGAAAGTTTACCTCCTTCTTGATGTTGTATCATTTCACTGCAGTGACAAAACCATCTTTAGAGGGAAAATTTTTCCCCATTTCTAAATCACCCGAATCCAACGAACAACTCGCATGGCCTGATTTTCTGTGTGGTAGTTCTAAAAACTCCAACCCATCTTCTACTGATAGGTCCAAATTATGCATGTGCTTTGCAGGTGAGTACGcttgaatcgtggattttcttttGTATCTTCGCCCGAGCCTTCACTGTATGAACCTCCATCTTCTAGTTTAGTTGAAACCAACTctagttaaaaaaaataatgcaaTTTTTGAACCATCAGCATCGGGCTCTTGGATTGGATCGATATCAGATTCAGTACCCTTCTCAACCTCACCAGCTTCTTCAAGGTTGGATGTTCCATCGCTGatggacgtcgtagggagtacatatCCCTTCTTGTATAGTTGTCGAAACAACCAAAATCACCTGCTAATTGCCAATCGTTAGAACTTGATATCATTCCCCTATAAGTGTTCCCGGCGTTGAACATCGGCTGACTGAAATTCAAATCAAAAGAACTAATTGAGTGTTGTGCAAAGGTCCAATATTTTGTGTTACCACTAAACCCTGACTGTTGGACGTTCTGCTTGTCGCGGTTGAACAGAAATAGATGAGTATCTTCCTATTGATGATTTTGGGATATCATAATGGGAACTTTCTAAAAAAGTAGTGAACCTAGAGCACAACTGCATCTTTAGACTTTCAACTTGTTCTATCGTTCCTTCCTCTCGAACTGGAACATACTCGACCTCCGAAAGCCTTCATTTGTGCTTACAAACTTCACATATAACTTGAGAATTGGTGATCCACTGGCAATATGCGTCTACACTGTCGCATCCAACCCTTTGTGCCTATGATATCGAAAGCATTATATCTGATGGGATCGACTGAATCACAAAACCAATATTTAAGTGACGATACTCTCACCTAGTTGGATCTGATGATTTTTTGCCTAATTCTTCTAGGTAGCTATGGTAATTGTCTGTTCAGGTTAAAAGTAAACAACATTGTGCtctatgataaaaaaaatgaccCCTTTCTAGGTGGCATGCATTTCACCGTCGTAATAAACAATAACATTAATTCGTCCACTCATTTTTAACGAAATAACCTATTTCTCATGTTCGAAACAAAAACATTATGTAGAAAAATAGTGTTGTAATTAAATATGAACAACAAAAATCAATCTTTACTTATTGTAAATTGTGTGGTAGCTCTAAATTATGCAttatataacacccctaacccgtatccattgccggattaaggttacaaggcattaccaaacgAAACACAACTTAGCatgtttataaaatatatatcagTTTATTtccaataattttaaaacttgaatagCAATCATTAgttcaatcatataaatcaaaatttgcATATATTAATTATGTAACCAACCAAAACTAGTCATGTTTCACTAGCCACTTCACACATAAGCAAATCATACTTCATAACACAACCATTTCGAAATCAATAATCTAATCCCAAAATTTGAACCAATTAACATGAATTAAGTCAATATTATACATGTTTTGTAATAACAAGATTGAAACCATACatcacaaatttataacattcaTACATGTGTACTACTTAACCAACTAACCAaacatattttactattataaaacatCATATTGTAATACATATACATTATATTTCCATTAGCCTAATCTTATGGCTATATAGTAAAGCATTTGGACACCTACTTAATCGTCAATCATATGAGACTTTTATATGCTCAATTTACAACAATACATCCATTATAAAACTTACCCACTTGCGCATATTTAAACCACAATCAGCCCTACCAAATCATAAAATTAACTAATatcaatatatgttatttatgAGCTTTGTACATGCATATATTAGCTTAAGTTGAATTATACCACAaagaaaaatgggaaaaaatTATACAATTACATACAAATATTTCTAAAAGACTGAAATTTAATTGCAAATGTAACCAATTCAACCTACCTATTTCATATTctaaataacaaattaaattttcacaaatataCAACCAAATCATTACTCATCCATACGGCTATAAAAATAACCTATGATTTTACCCATTCCTCCTTAGTAAACTTTATCATTAAACTACAAAAGACAAATCAAACTTACCTAATTTGCATGCAACCATCACATTTTAACATTACATAATTCAATATTCGAGTAGTCATATTCAAGTACATTAACCGAATTCAAAAATACCAATTTCTTATGCTATGTATCATGTCAAAATTCATATGCTCATCCATATCATTCAACTCTATAATCGTTCATTTATTTAGCCTCCAAAAGTTCATACCACATCCGTCCTGAACTATACATAAAACTTACTCATTCAAACATACAATATGTGTGTACTTAACcaatacaattgaatcaaaataaccATTATACAATCGACTATAAATTCATCATTTACTCCATTACAAAACCGAATCATAAGACTAACAACATATGCAAATCAAACCATATACCAAGCTTATTAAATGAGCTAGTTATAAGTTATTCATATCATTACCCAAAACAGGACGtataacataccaaaatgaccttAAACCATGATTAAATATAACCAAACGTAAACAtaatgatcaagccattttcacatggctttttATATACACTTTCAAACTCAAACACATTAAGACTAGCTTATACATATATCTActttcaaaaccaaccaaaacaaatgctagcctatacatgctataggttcataattcaagcttttaaaatatcGAAATAACGATCAATAGTGTGACGAAGttccttgacgatccctgagctcgtaactagctttcaaaatctataaaacaatgaacgAACACTCACAGTAAGCTTAagtagcttagtaagtcataagcaaataaatcgtTTCAACAatatacataattcaattaaactaGGCCGAATCAAGCAATCTTAACCACATATACATTTACCATGCTTGTAAATTCATATAATCATGTAAAACTTTACTTACCTTTACTTTCATGAACATCTAAACCTTACTCGTACCTGAGCCATTTAGTTCAATTTCACATTCGGTCTCGTcttaacattgcccgttgaaccatttggaatcaataaggatactcggatagctcaaaaagctcatacaatgccaacgtcctagacgtggtcttacatctAATTGAAtaccgatgccactgtcctagatagggtcttacacgaaattatatacaatgtcaatgtcccagacatggtcttacacgtaaatctcaaatttttgccaatgtcccagacgtggtcttacacgaaatcacatatcgaaatcctatatcatgacatatgtatcttaattattcctatggttcgtacagggctttcggacgtcgtaattcGATCAATTCATGCTCGTAACAAATCATTCCATGCTAAATTCAATTCGGCAATGTAGTTATACATACATACAGTTCAATTCAACTATGTAGAaaataaatacattcaatttaacatcatttattcacttacgaacttacctcatatagAGACGAACGAACTGggacgactattcgacaacttttgatttcccccgatctaaatccaatttcctcttttcttgatctaaattaataaaatttaacttgtttattcatatattcattcaaactcatcctaaaacacataaatgggaaaattgcactttagcccctaacatttcacatttttcacaatttagtccctattttacaaaatacaaaatattcaaaatttcaccacaccCAAGCATAGCCAAATTTTatttaggtccctagcagcccatttctttcatttatttcacattttgacccttgaatttacaaatttctcaatttaatacttaatacacatttttaccaaaaaatcacttaattaaacttaataatctaacaacaaaaaaatatttttcatcatcaaacaacaaaaacaacaagctctcatcaatggaaaatcacaaaatccacaactaattcaaaattcaagcataggctagctagtattcgaagcaatgatctcaaaaacgtaaaaattataaaaacgtaaaaattataaaaaaccgagcaaagaacatacctaATTTAAAGTTTCAAAGTGCCGAAATGTTTATACAACCATGGCTTCTTTTTCTATCAATATTCAGCCATGAATAAGATGAACatgcatggttttaattttatgttttattatattatcatttattttcattattaccAAATTAGCATTTTTAATCTCATTTAAAATACACTAACCTTAGGTTTTTTTTGTCCATCCATAATTTTAATGGTATATTACCAACATAAGGACCCCAAATTAAAAGAACACATCAATTCAACACCTAATCAATTAAAccataacttttacattttacgagATTAAGTCCTTTCATTTAATCGAGCacataaacgataaaattttcacacaaaactttcacacatatcaattcacatactataaacaccaaaaatagttttaaaacattttttgacttagatttgtggtcccaaaaccactattctgattagggtctaaaccaggTTGTTACACATTATGTGCAAACTTCCTCCTtttcttacaattttttttttttgcttgaaaATGCCTTATGCCACTCAATGCTGAAAGCCATGCTTTTATAGAGCCAGGGTGAGTGacaattgattcagaaaattttcTCGGCTAAGTGGGGAGTTGGAAGTGCTAGAAAGAAAACACTCCACGTTAGACGTGTTTATAGTGCACTGTCAGAAAAAAGCACTGAAAGCACGTCCATCTGGATGCGTTTTCAACTAACATGGCATGAAAACATGTCTAGCTAGACgtgtttttagtgttttttttttcttatagtgcATTGAAAGCGCGTCCTATGTAGAGTGTTTTCCCTCTATCACTTTCAACTCCCCACTTTTTCCCACTCATCCATTAGATATCTCGCGATTCCTAGGATATATTTTCTGAAGAAATCTAAAAGTTCGAAATTATTTTCATAATGCACTGAAAGTTCAAAAATAATGCATCAAAAAATGCTCTGAAAGTTCGAAAATAATGCACTAAAAATCTAATCGACCTCAACCTCCcataaaaaaaacttatcaaaaccCAGTTGCAatcaaaaaatcgaaaaaattatGAACTAATATTTAATCAAATCGAGTTGTTTGAGTTTCGATTATGAATcgaattgaattttacaattcaaataatttgaatatacgACTGGTGTAAATATAATActtgtaaatataaaattaaataattatcaaCTTTacatctaaaaaaattataaaaaagtaaaaaaaatatatttaaaaaaaacttaagaaaataaaaaaccctaCACAAACTTAAACCCTAAAATCCACAAAACCATAAACCTAACCCTACTTTAAAAAACCAAACCCCTAACTctaaaaaaaaggattaaaaggAAAATGCTTTCAGCTCCGGTCTAACCCCataatttttcgaaaaaataacctaatccaataattttttttaaattagtatttttaagaaattcaatcaaaattcaaagttgaatttttatgtttttaattttcataCTAATGTAATTACTtgcttttataaaaaataataagatgataCATTGTATATCAGATCCAATTTTTTcaacttatttttaattataacattaatcAAGTGATGGAAAATTATACttgtttctttcaaaattttaattaccaaatatttttaataagattCCTAAAAATATCCCAAAGGAAAAAAAGACAAACAAACATATACAATTTTCCATCATTTAAGTAATCAAGTGACTAAAGGCTGTTGGGTTGGAATTTTCAAGAGAGAAAGTGATGAGTTTTTATTTGAGTAATTCTCTTTGAATGTGTGGGTATATTTCTACAgtactaatattttaattatagattaaaaaaacaGTAAAATTGTACTTACGCTTCAAATAAATGTAATTGTCActgaaaaaattatatatattttcaaattcatgGACTTATTATTCACCACTTATCATTGTCAAAGCCAAAGAAAATGGGGGATGACTAGACTAATTAATTACAACTAGGAAAAAAAACAATAATGAAAGCATCCTTTTTCCAAACAAATTGGTTAAATAGACacaaattttccaattttcacaaaatttccaatttttattGCTTAAACAGTCCCCTCATAGTCGTTCTCACAAGTGAAAACAAGTTTGAGTCAATACAGGAATTAAAATTCTCCATCTAGTTAAGagcaattttctaattttaaatatgAGTTAATCTCATTAgatatgtttaaattataaactcattttaattttGTCCCCAACCTTTAAAATGTTCTAATTACATTCTCAAATTATTAAGATTATATCAATTAAATCCTTTCAATATTAAAACTATTAAGCATCACATGAAAtcttatgtaataaaataaaaactaaaagaagagtaaaattgaaaaaagagaGTGAATGTTAAGGtttctataaaattttcaaaaacctaaaaattaagatttttacaatatatttttctttagaattttcattttaaattatgcaaCATAAGATCTGATGtatcatttaatgattaaattaattattctaaTAACAAAAAGATATGATTGATATAATTTCGATAGTTTAGAAATATAAATAGAATGGTTTGAAGTTTAAAGAacatgttagagttgtgtgactcgAATCTCGTtacttgttaaataaataaaacagaggaaataagcACCAAACTAGACTAGGACTCCGCCCCTGCGGTATAGACCATGCCGCACAAGTTGAATCTGTATAAAATGATACTTCCTCTATTAGACATTGATTATAATAGGGTTGTTTAACCCTTGAATAGATTTAGTCGAATTCCTCTTATATCGTGTGTTTTTTCAACATATTGAATTTTTCCTCTTCTACTCGTGGTTTTTCCCGATAAAGATTTTTGACGTAAAATCTGTGTattcttaattttctttcttattgctttgTGATTATTCTTATTACCATTATCGACGTTGAGTATAATATAACGATTTAAAATGAAAGGCATAGTTTAAAAATATAAGGtgaaataagatttaattattaaataaaaatcaatgtatttatttattttatgattacaAATTTATGGAAATAATTGTAGTACGTATGTCGAAATTCTTCTCTCATTTAGAAATAGACTAAACttagaataagcttaatttgtGTTTTTGAAAGAGATTGATTTTCTTGCATGTTAtgttattttcaagaaaaatcaaAAAACAATCGATTCAATTAAAATCCAGTATACTaagtataattaaaaattaaaaatttgcttttattgTATTATGTTGAAGTAACAATTAAATAATAACAGGtctttttaaatcaaataaaaagtcAACATCCAACTTTATAGGTTTTCTGAACCAACGTTACGTTTTGGGAAAATAATTATGGAAATAAGACTATCaagtttattaaaaaatattttacagcatgtttggttgggggaATAGGAATGCATTCCCCCCCAAATCGGTGGGCCCACCACCAAACCAACGTTTGGTTGGCTGTAATTGTAATACAGCCTTATTCCATTCAGCCTCTATTACGTGAGAAGCTGTAATAGTCATTCCTTGCCTTCAGCACTGAATAGCTATTACGTTCCGCTCTTTTTTCCCATTTTCCAAATTTTGCCATCCTTCATCTTCTCCTTCATCTGCGTTAAACTCTCTACACAATCTCTGCCCTCAAACTCTCTTGCCATATTTCAGATATTCTCCTTCATCTTCTCCCACAGATATGTAACTTTCTCTCCTTCTGTTATCATATTTCAGGTAatttttaattcagattcagatttCTTGCTTGTCAAATAAAAATCCACCCGAATCACTTTCCACTTTCCATAACCAAActcaaaatcatccaaaaacaaaaaaatccaaACATAGAAAAGTAGAGAACTGAGAAATGGGGGTCGGGAGAGAAGATGTGGAGATTTTAAAGCCCAGAATTGACAAAAGAGAGTATCAGAGGATCGTCATTAGAAATTCCCTTCAAGTTCTTCTTATCAGCGATCTCGATACCGACaaggcaaattaatttttcaattcctTCTTCAGTTTCATTTCATTAGCAATTCCATTACTACTATtgacctttctttttttctttctttctaatttctttgttttttgatGTTACAGTGTGCTGCTTCTATGAATGTGAGTGTCGGTTCCTTTTGTGACCCTGACGGCCTCGAAGGCCTTGCCCATTTTCTTGGTATTGCTTATCTTTTTCATCCGTTTATTTTATCTTCCATTTGTATTTGtgaactgcctggaaattttttgtcccttttttactttaaattttaacaGTATGTGACTTTAGTAATTTTCTTCCTCATAGCGTTATTGATACAAACCTTTTAAACTATAAAAGCATCAATATTATTTTTGAAGCATAAATAAAAGGGGTGATTACAAATTCTTGGTATCTTTTTTTGccaaaatatttcaataatactATAATCACAGAAATACATATAATAGATAAAAAATCTTAATCTTAAACCAATTGAACATCAAATTTGAAAGGATTCCTGTAAAATGTATGTGATCTAATAACTGATTATTGTTAGCTAACTTTGAATAAAATTAACTTCAAAATTTTGGAAGAGATGACATAAAACAAGAGGCTTATAGTGAAGTAAAATTATTTGTATGACTTGTTTTCAGATAGTATTCCTTTGATTTTATTACGTAGTTTATTTTTTCCTGATTTACAGCATGGAGGCAGAACAAACGCCTTCACAGCTTCTGAGATGaccaactattttttttatgtCAACACTGATTGCTTTGAAGAAGCTTTGGACCGGTAGATGTTGTTTGTGCAGTCTTTCTTTAGCTCTCATTTTCATCAATGTTCATTTAATGTATGTGAGATTGGGTGTTTTCCTGTCACTTGCTCTCTAGGTTCGCACAGTTCTTCATCAAACCATTGATGTCAGCTAATGCTACCATGAGGGAAATTAAAGCTGTCGATTCTGGTTAGCTTTTGGTTCTTGGTTTACTTTACACATGGATTTCctatattttaatctataattaatcaACACTATTCTCTCTCTTTCTAGAGAACCAGAAAAATTTACTGTCTGATGCATGGAGAATGAACCaggtattatttttctttttttgaatcaCCCTTTGTCTTCTAGAAGATTGCAAGATCTCAGCTTTGACTATTTAAAAATGTTAATCAATTTTTTCTGGAAGAAATGGAACCTAGAATTGATCCCTATTCCTCAATTGCAACTTTAATATTGTTTGTGAGTCCTCTCCCGTCAATGCTTTTTATGGTGTTAATTCTTATCACTTTTTCTTTAATGATCAAAACCAAAGCCCAAAAACTATTGTCTTAGGAACATCTTGTAATGTTTTCCATAAATTACTGTTGAAAATTCCATATCTGTATGTACTTGTCAAGTTTAGATTCTCATTTAATACTAATTTGGTGTTTGGCTGGAATTCACAGAGAAACAAGTCACTTACTAACATGATTGATTCCTTAAAGTGGTGAACTGAGCTTATGTTTGGAAGTGTTCTTTCATCCTTTGATATTGATAGATGAGGATGATTGGATAATACCCTGTCATTAAGGGCTATTCATCAATTGTTTCCTCTTTTCTtgttaagggtttatggtgtgcATGGTTATTGTGGTTTCATTGCTATTTTCAGAGAGAGAGACTTGTGATTATTAAGCATACTGGGTTGCAGTTCGTATTTTTAGCAATTGTTTGTGAGTTTGAATGCAATCTAATCATCTCAAGTGGTTGATTTAtgctattaaaattaattaagaattgaTGATTGTTGGAAAAATTAGCAAACTTTTAGAAACTTCCCAATCTTTGTCTTTCTTGAAAATAAATGAGAATGTGTTTCTTACTTTTAGTTGAGTAGAAgaaaattttgatggattatgggtATTGGTGGTGATCAAATTGATTCAGAACTTTTATTTTGTACTAGTTTGCACTTACTACCTAATCCATCTTATTTGAGTTCATGTTAATATTCTTCAATGGTGAACCTTTTAGATGTATTCCTATCTGGTTTTAATTTTTCCTTCTATGCAGCTTCAGAAACATCTAAGCTTGGAAAGTCATCCATATC
The sequence above is drawn from the Gossypium hirsutum isolate 1008001.06 chromosome A05, Gossypium_hirsutum_v2.1, whole genome shotgun sequence genome and encodes:
- the LOC107931369 gene encoding insulin-degrading enzyme-like 1, peroxisomal, whose protein sequence is MTNYFFYVNTDCFEEALDRFAQFFIKPLMSANATMREIKAVDSENQKNLLSDAWRMNQLQKHLSLESHPYHKFSIGTKFFVVCEPGTQHMEALLKVVYELYTDYVLKNPFYEMEMPIRFELFDINLTQAVQKDRVALLGR